Proteins found in one Gemmatimonadota bacterium genomic segment:
- a CDS encoding TonB-dependent receptor encodes MRITSVVLLLLFSVWPAAAQETGSLSGRIATEDGMALFGANVSVAGDAIEGLRGTTTDGEGAFRIDGLPPGVYEVIASFLGYESVTTAGVMIRGGETTTLDIGLAATTLIGEQVVVSASRKQEKLLDAPASISVVELDEIMDRPALSVTDYISDLSGVDQAKVGVSQSSTVIRGFNRTFTGSLLQMVDNRIARIASLRLNMASSIPLTSEDIQRIEVVRGPGSALYGPNSANGVMHIVTRSPIGSEGNALSLFGGERSLRKATFRHASSVDGKIGFKVSGEYSKAREWEYDDPAEVIPRDKDNERLLGEIRVDLRPTDDLSIIGSAGYSRFKIIQMTGQGAAQAVDWSTRFFQARSQYKGWFAQIFLNMNDAGDTKLLRTTQPIVDTSRLTVMQLQHNFALGARQQFTYGADVLLTRPNTGNTTHGQFEDRDNLDEYGFYVQSETNLNDQVSLMLAGRLDEHSKNEDPVFSPRAALVYKPSTESTLRLTYNRAFGTPSSVHYFLDLIAGSDPFGLGANFGALGLGPDRTIDLRTQGVNSQFTFRRGDNGLPMYRSPFAPVAGLPADTYLPMNDPASTNLLWGVARGAVLAQLTPQLQGLAVPIITQYLISLGLPAPNAAQLAVQQAAQLAAAFPGVIPSALPGLTNALGVLDTGTGAFNPVDPASVRNIDPMRPSITETFEVGYKGVVGNKLVLTADFYRNKIHDFISSIHIVTPNVFLDPGPLATALGAGIAQQLALPENAQLAGALAVIDDPATGVGGDGNGSPVDELTRIFVGTAAAIPYGTVTPEEASDPNAVMLTYRNFGEVSYYGTDLGFSYYPSDTWNLSGSYSFINENLFEKVDGIDDIPLNAPKHKLSLALDLKPSGLPLNLGARMRYRGAFEMADGVYVGDVESHTVVDLSASYGFSNVTFSVEASNLLDKQYQAFVGAPMIGRLVMAGLAVRF; translated from the coding sequence ATGCGCATTACGAGCGTGGTTCTGCTCTTGCTGTTCAGTGTATGGCCGGCGGCGGCCCAGGAAACCGGCAGTCTGTCCGGCAGGATCGCCACCGAAGACGGCATGGCACTGTTCGGCGCCAATGTCTCTGTCGCGGGCGACGCGATCGAAGGCCTGCGAGGAACGACGACCGACGGAGAGGGTGCGTTTCGCATCGACGGCCTTCCGCCCGGCGTTTACGAAGTGATCGCTTCCTTCCTCGGTTACGAATCAGTCACCACGGCCGGCGTGATGATCCGCGGCGGCGAAACCACCACGCTGGACATCGGCCTGGCGGCAACGACGCTGATCGGCGAGCAGGTCGTGGTTTCCGCGTCGCGCAAGCAGGAGAAGCTGCTCGACGCGCCGGCCTCCATTTCCGTGGTCGAGCTGGACGAGATCATGGACCGCCCCGCCCTGTCGGTAACCGACTACATCAGTGACCTGAGCGGCGTGGACCAGGCCAAGGTAGGCGTTTCCCAGAGTTCCACCGTGATACGGGGATTCAACCGCACGTTCACGGGATCCCTCCTGCAGATGGTGGACAACCGGATCGCGCGCATCGCCTCCCTCCGGCTCAACATGGCCAGTTCCATTCCCTTGACGAGCGAGGACATCCAGCGCATCGAGGTCGTCCGGGGACCGGGGTCCGCCCTCTACGGCCCCAACAGCGCCAACGGGGTCATGCACATCGTGACCCGTTCGCCCATCGGTTCGGAGGGCAACGCCCTTTCCCTGTTCGGCGGCGAACGCAGTCTCCGCAAGGCGACCTTCCGGCACGCCAGCAGCGTCGACGGCAAAATAGGTTTCAAGGTTTCGGGCGAGTACTCGAAGGCCCGCGAATGGGAATATGACGACCCTGCGGAGGTCATCCCGAGGGACAAAGACAATGAACGCCTGCTCGGAGAAATCCGCGTCGACCTTCGTCCGACCGACGACCTGTCCATCATCGGATCGGCGGGGTATTCCCGGTTCAAAATCATCCAGATGACCGGGCAGGGCGCGGCCCAGGCCGTCGACTGGTCCACTCGTTTCTTTCAGGCCCGCTCGCAATACAAGGGATGGTTCGCACAGATCTTTCTCAACATGAACGACGCGGGCGATACCAAGCTCCTCCGGACCACCCAGCCCATCGTGGACACCTCGCGGTTGACCGTGATGCAGCTTCAGCACAACTTTGCGCTGGGCGCCAGGCAGCAGTTCACCTACGGCGCGGACGTGCTGCTGACCCGGCCCAACACCGGGAATACGACCCACGGCCAGTTCGAAGACCGCGACAACCTGGACGAATACGGGTTCTACGTGCAAAGCGAAACGAACCTGAACGACCAGGTCAGCCTGATGCTGGCCGGCCGGCTGGACGAACACAGCAAGAACGAAGACCCGGTGTTCTCGCCCCGGGCGGCCCTGGTCTACAAGCCTTCGACGGAAAGCACGCTCAGGCTGACGTACAACCGGGCCTTCGGCACGCCCAGTTCCGTGCATTACTTTCTCGATCTGATCGCGGGTTCCGATCCATTCGGCCTGGGCGCGAACTTCGGCGCACTGGGTCTGGGGCCGGACCGCACCATCGATCTGCGCACGCAGGGCGTCAACTCGCAGTTCACGTTCCGGCGCGGAGACAACGGCCTGCCCATGTACCGGTCGCCCTTCGCCCCCGTGGCGGGACTTCCCGCGGACACCTATCTGCCCATGAACGATCCGGCCAGCACCAATCTCCTCTGGGGCGTGGCCCGCGGGGCCGTGCTGGCGCAGCTTACGCCGCAGCTCCAGGGGCTGGCGGTCCCCATCATCACGCAGTACCTGATTTCGCTAGGGCTTCCGGCTCCGAACGCCGCGCAGCTGGCGGTCCAGCAGGCGGCGCAACTGGCCGCCGCTTTCCCGGGCGTCATCCCGTCGGCCCTGCCGGGGCTCACGAACGCACTGGGCGTACTGGACACGGGGACGGGTGCCTTCAATCCCGTCGATCCGGCGTCGGTCCGGAACATCGACCCGATGAGACCGTCCATTACCGAGACGTTTGAAGTGGGTTACAAGGGCGTCGTCGGCAACAAGCTGGTGCTGACCGCGGATTTCTACCGCAACAAGATCCACGATTTCATCAGTTCCATACACATCGTGACCCCCAACGTGTTCCTGGATCCCGGTCCGCTGGCCACGGCCCTTGGCGCCGGTATCGCACAGCAACTGGCCCTGCCGGAGAACGCGCAGCTGGCCGGGGCCCTCGCGGTGATCGATGATCCGGCGACGGGCGTGGGCGGCGACGGAAACGGATCGCCGGTGGACGAACTGACCCGGATCTTCGTGGGCACGGCTGCCGCGATCCCTTACGGCACGGTGACCCCGGAGGAAGCCTCCGACCCCAATGCCGTGATGCTGACCTACCGCAACTTCGGTGAGGTTTCGTACTACGGCACAGACCTCGGGTTCTCCTATTATCCCAGCGACACCTGGAACCTGTCGGGAAGCTATTCCTTCATCAATGAGAACCTGTTCGAGAAGGTGGACGGCATCGACGACATACCTTTGAACGCGCCAAAGCACAAGCTGTCCCTGGCGCTCGACCTGAAGCCGTCCGGCCTGCCGCTCAACCTCGGCGCCCGCATGCGGTACCGCGGCGCTTTTGAAATGGCCGACGGCGTCTACGTCGGCGACGTGGAATCCCATACGGTCGTGGACTTGAGCGCTTCCTATGGTTTCTCGAATGTCACGTTCAGCGTTGAGGCCAGCAATCTGCTCGACAAGCAGTACCAGGCCTTCGTCGGAGCGCCGATGATCGGGCGTCTGGTCATGGCGGGTCTGGCGGTGCGTTTCTGA